One Patescibacteria group bacterium genomic window, TGCCAAACCACAATCCGCCCTCGCCATATACTTGGTGAGGAGATGTATCTTCGTTGCTAAACGAAACAATATCGCCTTGCTTTACGGTAATTTTACTCGGGCTAAATCCTGTGGCAGTTATTTTAACCGCGGTTACGCCAACTGTGGCATTTTCGTCCCGAAGATTTTCAGGAACTACATTGACCCGAGGATTTCCCGCCTCGTAGTCGGGAAGCTCCTCAAAAGAGTTGTAATTTTTGGGCGCTTCGGTTTTGTTTGCAACTGGACTGTTATTATATTTAAGGTAGGCATAATAACCACCAAGACCCACTACTGCTAAAATGAGCAACCCAAAAAATATTTTAGAAACTGGCATAAAAAATCACCTCCTACTTATAACAAGATTCAATTTACTTCGAAATGTCTCCACCAGAAAAAATTGCGTAATCAAAAATTGCGCTCATTTGCGGGCGGGATACCTTAACCTGAAGTTTCCTGACCGCGTCCACCGCCATTCCCGTGGATTCTATTTTGTATCCCTGTTCGGGAATTCCCGAACAACTTCCCGAAACAAATCCTACCTTTATCTTCGTATCAGCAAACAGTGGTCGTATTCTTGCAA contains:
- a CDS encoding cupredoxin domain-containing protein — translated: MPVSKIFFGLLILAVVGLGGYYAYLKYNNSPVANKTEAPKNYNSFEELPDYEAGNPRVNVVPENLRDENATVGVTAVKITATGFSPSKITVKQGDIVSFSNEDTSPHQVYGEGGLWFGRQLEGAETFSQEFDVPGTYPYYDKLNEGLKGEVMVE